One Prodigiosinella aquatilis DNA window includes the following coding sequences:
- a CDS encoding alpha-E domain-containing protein, with the protein MLSRTASELYWMARYLERAESFARVLDVTYKLSMMPRHSQQQRDLALPLNLTYTHELFQQHYTRFSMDNLLNFFALDSHNPSSIYSCIEMAWNNAHAVRGSLSSEVWECINTTRIDIRHLRHQGVDKIGIDAFFDWVKERAHLFRGAMFGTLLRNDAQCFIRLGTLIERAYATAQLLSIKDQQLNNDPDPVREYYRLDTLLRAVSAREAYNSIYRQPVSRETVTELLVLRNDVPRSLRACVSDLVQQLEAIGSERARVPQRLAHQLNVALRFSTLDDIMAEDLQTYLNNFLSNINELADSIRHTYLEAL; encoded by the coding sequence ATGCTAAGCCGCACAGCCAGTGAACTGTATTGGATGGCCCGTTATCTGGAGCGAGCCGAGAGTTTCGCCCGCGTACTGGATGTGACTTACAAGCTATCCATGATGCCGCGCCACAGCCAGCAGCAACGCGATCTGGCGTTACCGCTGAATCTGACCTATACCCATGAGCTGTTTCAGCAGCATTACACCCGGTTTTCCATGGATAATCTGTTGAACTTTTTTGCTCTCGACAGCCATAACCCCAGCAGCATTTACAGTTGCATCGAAATGGCCTGGAACAACGCCCACGCGGTGCGCGGTAGCCTGTCATCTGAAGTGTGGGAATGCATTAACACCACCCGCATTGATATTCGCCATTTGCGTCATCAGGGCGTGGATAAAATCGGCATAGACGCCTTCTTTGACTGGGTGAAAGAGCGTGCCCACTTATTCCGCGGCGCCATGTTTGGCACATTACTGCGTAACGACGCACAGTGCTTTATCCGTCTCGGTACACTGATTGAACGTGCTTATGCCACCGCGCAACTGCTCAGCATCAAAGATCAGCAATTGAATAACGATCCCGATCCGGTACGGGAATATTACCGGTTGGATACGCTGCTGAGGGCCGTGAGCGCTCGTGAAGCCTACAACAGCATTTATCGCCAGCCGGTCAGCCGGGAAACCGTGACCGAACTACTGGTACTGCGTAACGACGTGCCGCGATCGTTGCGAGCCTGCGTCAGCGATCTGGTTCAACAGTTGGAAGCCATCGGCAGTGAACGCGCCCGGGTTCCCCAACGCCTTGCCCACCAGTTAAACGTAGCGCTGCGTTTCAGCACACTGGACGACATCATGGCGGAAGATCTGCAAACTTACCTGAATAATTTTCTCAGTAATATCAACGAGCTGGCGGACAGTATTCGTCATACCTATCTGGAGGCGTTATGA
- a CDS encoding transglutaminase family protein: MKLTINHLTHYRYDEEVKFSTQYLRLTPQNTACQQIKEWKLTLPASAVATTDAYGNVLHVLTLDHPHHDITIHAQGVVEIADSREEAYASGETDSLSPLVFLRTTPLTEANGTIRAFAQRYFRPQAAEESLHQLMAELQLKMPYTPGATQVHDTAASAFAMQKGVCQDHTHVFLACCRSLHIPARYVSGYVYSQDTQHVAMHAWAEVWLNERWHSFDITNNTCQLHQHLRLAIGMDYLDACPVRGTRLGGGYEEMFSEAEVRLFERQQQVQQQ, translated from the coding sequence ATGAAGCTTACCATCAATCACCTGACCCACTATCGCTATGATGAAGAAGTGAAGTTCAGCACCCAGTACCTACGTCTGACTCCGCAGAATACCGCCTGTCAGCAGATAAAGGAGTGGAAACTGACACTACCCGCCTCCGCTGTCGCTACCACCGATGCCTATGGCAACGTGCTACATGTACTGACACTCGATCATCCACACCATGACATCACGATTCATGCTCAAGGTGTCGTGGAAATCGCCGATAGCAGAGAAGAGGCCTACGCTAGCGGAGAAACGGATTCGCTCTCGCCATTGGTATTCCTGCGCACCACGCCACTGACGGAGGCCAACGGCACTATCCGTGCGTTTGCACAGCGTTACTTTCGCCCACAGGCGGCGGAAGAAAGCCTGCATCAACTGATGGCGGAATTACAGTTGAAAATGCCGTATACTCCTGGCGCCACGCAGGTGCATGACACCGCGGCAAGCGCCTTTGCCATGCAAAAAGGGGTCTGTCAGGATCATACCCATGTTTTTCTGGCCTGCTGTCGCAGCCTGCATATTCCCGCCCGCTATGTGAGCGGTTATGTATACAGTCAGGATACGCAACACGTGGCGATGCACGCCTGGGCAGAAGTGTGGTTGAATGAACGCTGGCACAGCTTTGATATCACCAATAACACCTGCCAGCTCCATCAGCATCTGCGGCTGGCCATTGGTATGGATTATCTGGATGCCTGCCCGGTACGCGGTACACGACTTGGCGGCGGTTATGAAGAGATGTTTTCCGAAGCTGAGGTCCGGCTGTTTGAGCGACAGCAACAGGTACAGCAGCAATAG
- a CDS encoding proteasome-type protease: MTYCVAMHLSDGLVFASDSRTNAGVDHIATFKKLHVFHNENERVLVIQCAGNLATTQSILSLLHVRIQTQHTPNLMQVASLYDAAMLVGETIREVIHRDSQSQQSGSTTNFGCNLLLGGQIGDEQPRLFHIYPEGNFIESTHDTPYFQIGESKYGKPIIDRVLRVDTPLEQAMCCALISIDSTLRSNLSVGMPLDVMIYRNGSFNIGEQQRITENDPYFASIRKAWSEGLQDTFRQLPPFPHQRN; the protein is encoded by the coding sequence ATGACCTACTGTGTGGCCATGCATCTGTCGGACGGTTTGGTATTTGCATCAGATTCTCGCACTAATGCGGGTGTTGATCACATCGCGACATTCAAGAAACTTCATGTTTTTCATAATGAAAATGAACGTGTGCTGGTGATTCAATGCGCAGGCAATCTGGCCACGACACAGAGTATCCTCAGCTTGCTTCATGTTCGTATCCAGACACAACATACGCCGAACCTGATGCAGGTCGCTTCCCTCTATGATGCCGCCATGCTGGTGGGGGAAACCATACGTGAAGTAATCCACCGTGATAGCCAGTCCCAGCAAAGTGGCAGCACCACCAATTTTGGTTGTAACCTGTTACTGGGCGGGCAGATTGGCGATGAGCAACCGCGCCTGTTCCATATCTATCCGGAAGGCAACTTTATTGAGTCCACCCACGACACACCCTATTTTCAGATTGGCGAAAGCAAATATGGCAAACCGATTATCGACCGGGTGCTGCGTGTCGACACACCACTAGAGCAAGCGATGTGCTGCGCACTGATTTCCATTGATTCCACCCTGCGCAGCAATTTGTCGGTGGGTATGCCGCTAGACGTGATGATTTACCGGAACGGCAGCTTTAACATTGGAGAACAACAACGCATTACGGAAAATGATCCTTACTTTGCGTCCATCCGCAAAGCCTGGTCGGAAGGATTACAAGACACCTTCCGCCAGTTGCCGCCGTTTCCGCATCAGCGCAATTGA
- a CDS encoding ABC transporter ATP-binding protein, with protein sequence MAELLRVEQLQVIAGDCTLVEDISFTLKKGEVLGLIGESGAGKSTIGQAILGHCRYGMRIRQGKIWFQDTDLATLSERQLRKVRGQRIAYVAQSASAAFNPARKIGEQVIEAAVRHGVMSRQQATVQALTLFSQLSLPEPAVFFQRYPHQVSGGQLQRAMIAMAMCAGPDLIIFDEPTTALDVTTQLGVLKAIDDIIRLTGVAALYISHDLAVVAQISHRIMVLRHGRQVETATTAQLLAHPTEDYTRQLLQAKSEQKIPLPPLNDVLLDIRGISAHYQQQPVLEAVSLQLTRGRTLAVIGESGSGKSTLGRTVCGLLSPSAGEIHLKEERLSPKLAQRTRQQLRSIQMIHQHPDTALNPRLPVGTQIERAMVCLSDFSTAQRGERVRDLLHQVGLTTELAARYPTSLSGGQKQRVCIARALAAQPELIICDEPTSALDPLVARDVLALLRQIQQETGVSYLFITHDLHVVREVADSVAVLRHGRIIRQGPVVETLAPPLDDYTRQLLVAVPEMRCGWLQDVMTASQ encoded by the coding sequence ATGGCTGAGTTATTGCGCGTGGAACAGCTTCAGGTGATCGCCGGGGATTGTACGCTGGTGGAGGATATCTCGTTCACGCTGAAGAAGGGTGAAGTGCTGGGATTGATTGGGGAATCGGGTGCGGGCAAGTCCACTATCGGGCAGGCGATCCTCGGTCATTGCCGTTATGGAATGCGTATCCGACAGGGGAAAATCTGGTTTCAGGATACCGATCTGGCGACACTTTCCGAACGCCAACTGCGTAAGGTGCGTGGTCAGCGCATCGCCTATGTAGCGCAGTCGGCCAGTGCTGCGTTTAACCCGGCGCGCAAAATTGGCGAACAGGTGATTGAGGCGGCGGTACGTCATGGCGTGATGTCACGCCAACAGGCGACGGTACAGGCGTTGACACTGTTTAGTCAGTTGTCGCTGCCTGAGCCGGCGGTGTTTTTTCAACGTTATCCGCATCAGGTTTCCGGTGGTCAGCTACAGCGGGCGATGATCGCGATGGCGATGTGTGCCGGACCGGATCTGATTATTTTCGATGAACCGACCACCGCGCTGGATGTCACCACCCAGCTTGGCGTGCTGAAAGCGATTGACGACATCATTCGACTGACCGGTGTCGCGGCGCTTTATATCAGTCATGATCTGGCTGTTGTGGCGCAGATCAGTCATCGGATCATGGTGCTGCGTCATGGTCGTCAGGTGGAAACCGCGACAACCGCGCAGTTATTGGCACATCCCACCGAAGACTATACCCGCCAGTTATTGCAAGCTAAAAGTGAGCAGAAAATCCCACTGCCACCGCTGAATGATGTGTTGTTGGATATCCGAGGTATCAGTGCCCATTATCAGCAGCAACCGGTGTTGGAAGCTGTTTCTCTGCAACTGACGCGTGGCCGTACGCTGGCGGTTATCGGTGAGTCCGGGTCGGGTAAATCAACTCTTGGGCGTACAGTTTGTGGTTTATTGTCACCGAGTGCCGGGGAGATCCACCTGAAAGAGGAACGCTTGTCACCGAAGTTGGCACAGCGTACCCGTCAGCAGTTGCGGTCGATACAGATGATTCATCAGCATCCAGACACTGCTTTAAACCCGCGTCTGCCGGTGGGAACACAAATTGAACGGGCGATGGTGTGCCTGAGCGACTTTTCCACGGCACAGCGGGGTGAACGCGTACGGGATTTATTACATCAGGTCGGGCTAACAACTGAACTGGCGGCACGCTACCCGACGTCGCTGTCCGGTGGACAGAAGCAGCGGGTGTGCATTGCTCGGGCGCTGGCCGCCCAGCCGGAATTGATTATCTGCGATGAACCCACGTCGGCGCTGGATCCGCTGGTGGCGCGTGATGTGCTGGCACTGTTGCGTCAGATTCAGCAAGAAACCGGCGTATCCTACCTGTTCATCACCCACGATCTGCATGTGGTACGGGAAGTGGCGGACAGCGTGGCGGTGTTGCGTCACGGACGCATTATCCGTCAGGGGCCGGTTGTCGAAACCCTGGCACCACCGTTGGATGACTACACCCGGCAATTGCTGGTGGCGGTGCCGGAAATGCGTTGTGGTTGGCTACAGGACGTGATGACCGCCAGTCAGTAA
- a CDS encoding ABC transporter permease, producing MPPLKPSVVLGLLALGIFICVALLAPWIAPYPADKIIGGAWLGPMGNAWMGTDNLGRDLFSRLIWGTRTSLSVTALAAALAFLLGTSLGFLAGVCGGWVDQLISRVNDVLMAIPTLIFALVVLAMLPKDTAIIILVLGVLEATRVLRVSRSLAVDIATQEFIEVARMRGESMRWILWREILPNALTTLVAEFALRFIFILLFLSALSFLGMGIQPPTADWGGLARDNKDGILFGVWASLVPGAAIALLAVSLNVVADWLLSRDGRNWHGGKNG from the coding sequence ATGCCTCCTTTGAAACCTTCCGTGGTGCTCGGCCTCCTGGCGCTGGGCATCTTTATCTGTGTCGCGCTACTGGCCCCCTGGATTGCCCCATATCCGGCCGATAAGATTATTGGCGGCGCTTGGTTGGGACCGATGGGGAATGCCTGGATGGGCACGGATAATCTGGGGCGCGATCTGTTTTCCCGTCTTATCTGGGGTACCCGCACCTCGCTGTCCGTGACGGCGCTGGCGGCGGCGCTGGCGTTTCTGCTCGGGACATCGCTGGGTTTTCTGGCCGGCGTTTGTGGCGGCTGGGTTGATCAGTTGATTTCCCGCGTGAATGATGTGCTGATGGCGATTCCCACCTTGATTTTTGCGTTGGTGGTGTTGGCGATGTTACCGAAAGATACCGCTATCATCATTCTGGTACTGGGTGTGCTGGAGGCGACTCGCGTGTTACGAGTGTCGCGTTCTCTGGCGGTGGATATTGCCACGCAGGAGTTTATCGAGGTCGCGCGGATGCGTGGCGAATCAATGCGCTGGATTCTGTGGCGCGAAATTCTGCCTAACGCCTTGACTACGCTGGTGGCGGAGTTTGCCCTGCGTTTTATCTTCATTTTGCTGTTTCTGTCGGCGCTATCGTTTCTGGGCATGGGCATTCAGCCACCGACGGCAGACTGGGGCGGTCTGGCGCGGGATAATAAAGATGGCATCCTGTTTGGCGTGTGGGCGTCACTGGTACCCGGTGCGGCGATTGCCCTGCTGGCGGTATCACTGAACGTAGTGGCGGACTGGCTGTTAAGCCGTGATGGCCGTAATTGGCATGGAGGCAAAAATGGCTGA
- a CDS encoding ABC transporter permease — protein sequence MIGRRLLAGVVMLAVVSMLIFAGIQLLPGNAATAILGQTATPQAVKALNLQLGLDQPAISRYLSWLGGVVSGDFGHSFTSRQSIAPVLAYRLGNTLFLAGCTAAIAVPLALLIGFLSVRYQDSWLDQLLSMFTRTAVALPEFFSGYLLILIFSIMLSWLPSNSSISDDMSLSSRLTAIALPCFTLVLAVLGHMSNMTRAALINAQNAAYVDTALLKGISPSGILLRHVLPNAWGPIINVIVLNLAYLMVGVVIVENVFVYPGLGQYMVDSISKRDVPVIQSCALVLAAIYILLNLLADVVALIANPRLRHARQ from the coding sequence ATGATTGGCCGTCGTCTGCTGGCGGGGGTGGTGATGCTTGCGGTGGTATCGATGCTGATTTTTGCTGGCATTCAACTGTTGCCAGGCAACGCCGCTACCGCCATTTTGGGGCAGACCGCCACGCCGCAAGCCGTGAAAGCGCTGAATCTGCAACTGGGATTGGATCAACCTGCGATCTCGCGTTATCTCTCCTGGTTGGGCGGCGTCGTCAGTGGTGACTTTGGCCACAGTTTTACCAGCCGCCAAAGTATTGCGCCAGTGCTGGCCTATCGTCTGGGGAATACACTGTTTCTGGCCGGTTGTACTGCCGCCATCGCTGTGCCGCTGGCATTGCTGATTGGCTTTCTTTCCGTGCGTTATCAGGACAGTTGGCTGGATCAACTCCTGAGTATGTTCACCCGTACGGCGGTGGCGTTGCCGGAGTTTTTCTCCGGTTATCTGCTGATACTGATTTTTTCCATCATGCTGTCCTGGTTACCGAGCAATAGCAGTATTAGCGACGATATGTCCTTGTCGTCACGGCTGACGGCCATTGCCTTGCCCTGTTTTACGCTGGTACTGGCGGTGCTGGGGCATATGAGCAACATGACCCGTGCGGCGCTGATCAATGCGCAAAATGCGGCGTATGTTGATACCGCATTGCTGAAAGGGATCTCGCCTTCCGGTATTCTACTGCGTCACGTGCTGCCCAATGCCTGGGGGCCAATCATTAACGTTATCGTGCTAAACCTGGCTTACCTGATGGTCGGCGTAGTGATTGTCGAAAATGTGTTTGTGTATCCAGGGCTGGGGCAGTACATGGTGGACAGTATCAGTAAGCGCGATGTGCCGGTCATTCAAAGCTGTGCGCTGGTGCTGGCCGCGATTTATATCTTGCTTAATCTGTTGGCGGATGTGGTGGCGTTGATAGCGAACCCGCGTTTACGTCATGCTCGACAGTAA
- a CDS encoding ABC transporter substrate-binding protein, protein MNRRHFIKGACAVSVTAAMAGWPLGYAVAAPSNDKPKKGGHLIVGVDNASSTDRLDPAFWFETYMYFVGSQLFNNLVELNEKGELTPSLAESWSNADGGRRWILTLRKGVQFHDGRTLTAKDVIYSLNHHRGEKSSSSVKGYLTPVTSMEATDSHEVTILLNEPNVEFVSLLSDVHFAITPENESFDKGIGTGAFILESFQPGVRTLVKRNPNYWNSERGHVDSVETLAMNDSTARVAALVSGSAHIVNRVNPRIVSRIEHMPNLKLLRSRDSQIFTFPGLGNVAPFTSLDGRLALKYAIDRQQMIDTVLGGYASVANDNPIFPSNRYFAKDIPQRPYDPEKAKWHWQKAGFSGPLVLSVADAGFPGAVDAGQLYQASAQRAGIPLQVERVPDDAFWDNVWMKKPFVSSNWSMRPTADALLSLVFTSQAPWNESAWKNAAFDQLVASARGELNEDKRRQMYHDIQVMLVEKGSEIIPLYADALDACSNKVQGLTAIPGFPLSGNRAAEKVWLA, encoded by the coding sequence ATGAATCGTCGTCATTTTATCAAAGGCGCCTGCGCCGTTTCCGTTACTGCTGCGATGGCGGGTTGGCCACTGGGCTATGCGGTTGCTGCACCATCCAATGATAAGCCGAAGAAAGGCGGTCATCTGATCGTTGGCGTAGATAATGCCTCCAGCACTGACCGCCTCGATCCGGCCTTCTGGTTTGAAACTTATATGTATTTTGTCGGTTCCCAGTTGTTTAACAACCTGGTGGAGCTGAATGAAAAAGGTGAACTCACGCCATCGCTGGCCGAGTCCTGGTCCAATGCCGATGGCGGCCGTCGCTGGATCCTCACATTGCGTAAAGGTGTACAGTTCCATGATGGCCGGACACTGACGGCAAAAGACGTTATTTATTCCCTGAACCATCATCGTGGTGAAAAATCCAGTTCGTCTGTGAAAGGCTATCTGACACCGGTAACATCGATGGAAGCCACTGACAGCCACGAAGTCACCATCCTCTTGAATGAACCCAACGTGGAATTTGTCTCTCTGCTGAGTGATGTCCATTTTGCCATCACACCGGAAAATGAATCTTTTGATAAAGGGATCGGGACGGGCGCCTTTATTCTGGAAAGCTTCCAGCCGGGTGTCCGCACCCTGGTGAAACGTAACCCGAATTACTGGAACAGCGAACGCGGCCATGTTGATTCGGTGGAAACGCTGGCGATGAACGACTCCACCGCCCGCGTCGCCGCGTTGGTGAGTGGTTCGGCGCATATAGTCAACCGCGTGAATCCTCGCATCGTAAGTCGTATTGAACACATGCCGAACCTGAAACTGTTGCGTTCCCGTGACAGTCAGATTTTCACTTTCCCCGGTTTGGGCAATGTGGCACCGTTCACTTCGCTGGATGGTCGTCTGGCGCTGAAATATGCCATCGATCGGCAACAGATGATTGATACCGTATTAGGCGGTTATGCCAGCGTCGCCAACGATAACCCGATTTTTCCATCCAATCGTTATTTCGCCAAAGATATTCCGCAGCGTCCATATGACCCGGAAAAAGCCAAATGGCATTGGCAGAAAGCCGGTTTCAGTGGCCCGTTGGTGTTGTCGGTGGCAGATGCCGGTTTCCCCGGCGCGGTAGATGCCGGGCAGTTGTACCAGGCTTCCGCACAGCGCGCGGGTATTCCATTACAGGTGGAACGTGTGCCGGATGATGCGTTCTGGGACAATGTCTGGATGAAGAAACCTTTTGTGTCTTCCAACTGGTCGATGCGCCCGACGGCGGATGCTTTGCTGTCGCTGGTGTTCACTAGCCAGGCACCGTGGAATGAATCGGCCTGGAAGAACGCGGCATTTGACCAACTGGTAGCGTCCGCGCGTGGTGAACTGAATGAAGATAAGCGTCGCCAGATGTATCACGATATCCAGGTGATGCTGGTGGAAAAAGGCAGCGAAATCATCCCGCTGTATGCGGATGCGCTTGATGCCTGTAGCAATAAAGTGCAAGGACTGACGGCTATTCCGGGCTTCCCGCTGAGCGGCAATCGCGCAGCAGAAAAAGTGTGGCTGGCCTGA
- a CDS encoding homocysteine S-methyltransferase family protein, giving the protein MAENVLILDGGMGRELARIGAPFRQPEWSALALMESPQHVRQVHDSFIAAGAQVITTNSYAVVPFHIGDAVFQARGHELAALAGQLARQAADAAPHPVRVAGSLPPVLGSYRPDLFDAEAATPILRVLIDALTPYIDVWLAETQSSLAEVALVRELLGDDQRELWISFTLQDDLDEQGHARLRSGETVTAAAETAIKLGAANLLFNCSRPEVMAPAVAQASTALRQQQSTIGIGVYANAFEPEDNHRGANEGLSRLRVDTHPEGYLQWATEWVAQGATLVGGCCGIGPEHIARLAQSLPR; this is encoded by the coding sequence ATGGCAGAAAACGTACTGATTCTGGATGGTGGAATGGGGCGTGAACTGGCCCGTATCGGTGCGCCGTTTCGTCAACCGGAGTGGTCGGCGCTGGCGCTGATGGAATCACCACAGCATGTGCGTCAGGTACATGACAGCTTTATCGCCGCCGGTGCACAGGTCATCACCACTAATAGCTATGCTGTCGTGCCTTTTCATATCGGTGACGCGGTTTTTCAGGCCCGAGGTCACGAACTGGCCGCGCTGGCGGGACAACTGGCTCGTCAGGCCGCCGATGCCGCCCCACACCCGGTGCGGGTTGCCGGTTCATTGCCGCCGGTATTGGGATCTTACCGTCCGGATTTGTTTGATGCCGAAGCGGCGACGCCAATCTTGCGGGTATTGATCGACGCGCTGACCCCTTATATTGACGTATGGCTGGCTGAAACCCAGAGTTCGCTGGCGGAAGTGGCGCTGGTGCGTGAACTGTTGGGGGATGATCAGCGTGAATTGTGGATTTCTTTCACCTTGCAGGATGACCTTGACGAGCAAGGCCATGCCCGATTGCGTTCTGGTGAAACCGTTACCGCAGCGGCAGAAACCGCCATTAAACTGGGCGCCGCCAATTTACTGTTCAATTGCAGCCGTCCGGAAGTGATGGCTCCGGCAGTCGCTCAAGCCAGTACGGCGCTACGCCAACAGCAATCCACTATCGGTATTGGTGTGTATGCTAATGCGTTTGAACCGGAAGATAATCACCGTGGCGCCAATGAAGGATTAAGCCGCCTGCGTGTCGATACGCACCCGGAAGGCTACCTGCAATGGGCGACCGAGTGGGTTGCCCAGGGAGCGACGCTGGTTGGGGGCTGCTGTGGCATCGGGCCAGAACACATCGCTCGTCTGGCGCAGTCGCTGCCGCGCTGA
- the nrdD gene encoding anaerobic ribonucleoside-triphosphate reductase, translating into MKPVVIKRDGCQVPFDENRIREAVERAAHAAGVNDADYCATVACAVAQQMQGKAKVEIGEIQNVVENLLMSGNYKQLARTYIEYRHDRDVARERQGRLNQEIRGLVEQSNVALLNENANKDSKVIPTQRDLLAGIVAKHYAKQHILPRDVVLAHERGEIHYHDLDYSPFFPMFNCMLIDLNGMLTKGFKMGNAEIEPPKSISTATAVTAQIIAQVASHIYGGTTINRIDEILAPFVTSSHKKHQDVAKAWNIPNAEEYARNRTEKECYDAFQSLEYEVNTLHTANGQTPFVTFGFGLGTSWQSRLIQQSILRNRIAGLGKNRKTAVFPKLVFAIRKGLNHKPGDPNYDVKQLALECASKRMYPDILNYDQVVEVTGSFKTPMGCRSFLGVYEENGQQIHDGRNNLGVISLNLPRIALEAHRDEARFWQLLDQRLLLAKKALMTRIARLENVKARVAPILYMEGACGVRLKADDNIADIFKNGRASISLGYIGVHETINALFGNEVHVFDNDMLREKAVAIVARLKAATDSWKEETGYGFSLYSTPSENLCDRFCRLDTAEFGVVPGVTDKGYYTNSFHLDVEKKVNPYEKIDFEAPYPPLTNGGFICYGEYPNLQHNLKALEDVWDYSYTHVPYYGTNTPIDECYECGYTGEFECTSKGFTCPKCGNHDPARVSVIRRVCGYLGSPDARPFNAGKQEEVKRRVKHLNNGQLG; encoded by the coding sequence GTGAAACCAGTAGTGATTAAACGGGATGGTTGCCAGGTTCCCTTTGATGAAAACCGTATCAGAGAAGCGGTGGAACGTGCAGCCCACGCCGCCGGTGTGAATGATGCGGATTACTGTGCAACCGTCGCCTGTGCAGTCGCTCAACAAATGCAGGGAAAAGCCAAGGTTGAGATTGGTGAAATCCAGAACGTGGTGGAAAACCTGTTGATGTCAGGTAACTACAAACAGCTGGCCCGTACCTATATCGAATACCGTCATGACCGTGATGTCGCACGTGAACGACAGGGGCGACTAAATCAGGAAATCCGTGGTTTGGTCGAGCAAAGCAACGTCGCACTGCTCAACGAAAATGCCAATAAAGACAGTAAGGTGATCCCGACCCAACGCGATCTGCTAGCCGGAATTGTCGCCAAACACTACGCCAAACAGCACATTCTACCGCGTGACGTCGTGCTGGCGCACGAACGCGGTGAAATTCACTATCACGATCTGGATTATTCGCCGTTCTTCCCCATGTTCAACTGCATGCTGATCGATCTGAACGGTATGCTGACCAAAGGCTTCAAAATGGGGAATGCGGAGATCGAGCCGCCTAAATCAATTTCTACCGCTACTGCCGTCACGGCGCAAATCATCGCCCAGGTCGCCAGCCACATCTATGGTGGCACTACTATTAACCGTATTGATGAAATACTGGCGCCATTTGTCACCTCCAGCCATAAAAAACATCAGGATGTTGCCAAAGCGTGGAATATTCCCAACGCCGAAGAGTATGCCCGCAACCGGACGGAAAAAGAGTGCTACGACGCGTTCCAGTCACTGGAATACGAGGTCAATACCTTACATACCGCCAATGGCCAGACTCCGTTTGTTACCTTCGGTTTCGGGCTGGGCACCAGTTGGCAATCCCGGCTGATTCAGCAATCCATTCTGCGCAACCGTATCGCCGGTCTGGGTAAAAACCGCAAAACCGCCGTGTTCCCGAAACTGGTGTTTGCCATCCGTAAAGGGCTCAATCATAAGCCGGGCGACCCAAATTATGATGTCAAACAACTGGCGCTGGAGTGTGCCAGCAAACGTATGTACCCGGATATTCTGAATTACGATCAGGTTGTGGAAGTCACCGGCTCGTTCAAAACCCCGATGGGCTGTCGCAGCTTCCTCGGCGTATATGAAGAAAATGGCCAGCAAATCCACGACGGCCGTAACAACCTCGGTGTTATCAGCCTTAATCTGCCGCGTATCGCACTGGAAGCCCACCGGGATGAAGCCCGTTTCTGGCAGCTGCTTGACCAACGTTTGCTGCTGGCGAAGAAAGCCCTGATGACCCGCATCGCCCGACTGGAAAATGTCAAGGCACGGGTTGCACCGATCCTGTATATGGAAGGTGCTTGCGGCGTACGCCTGAAAGCGGACGACAACATCGCCGATATCTTCAAAAATGGCCGAGCCTCCATCTCGCTGGGCTACATTGGGGTGCATGAAACCATCAATGCCCTGTTCGGCAATGAAGTTCATGTGTTCGACAACGATATGCTGCGAGAAAAAGCCGTGGCTATCGTTGCCCGTCTGAAAGCCGCCACCGACAGTTGGAAAGAAGAAACCGGCTATGGTTTTAGTCTGTACAGTACACCAAGCGAAAACCTGTGCGACCGCTTCTGCCGTCTGGATACCGCTGAATTTGGCGTTGTGCCCGGCGTTACCGACAAAGGCTACTACACCAATAGCTTCCATCTGGATGTGGAAAAGAAGGTTAACCCTTACGAAAAAATCGACTTTGAAGCGCCTTATCCGCCGCTGACGAATGGTGGTTTCATCTGTTACGGTGAATATCCTAATCTGCAACACAATCTGAAAGCGTTGGAGGATGTGTGGGATTACAGTTATACCCACGTGCCTTATTACGGAACCAACACGCCAATTGATGAATGCTACGAGTGTGGTTACACCGGCGAGTTTGAGTGTACCAGCAAGGGTTTCACCTGCCCGAAATGTGGTAACCACGACCCTGCACGCGTCTCGGTAATCCGTCGGGTATGCGGCTATCTGGGCAGCCCGGATGCCCGACCGTTTAACGCCGGCAAGCAGGAAGAAGTCAAACGCCGGGTGAAACATCTGAACAATGGGCAGTTGGGTTAA